The genomic DNA CATTGCTTCAGCTCCCGCCAGTGGCGCCGTATCTGCCAAGGCTGATTAGCTTGGATGAAAAGATAATAGATTTCGAGAAAAGGGAAAAGCGCGAGAAAATCGTTGAGGCTGCGTTTGGTGGACGGAATAGAATGGGATAGGATAGAATAGGATATCCTAGACGGGATTGGATATGTATTCTAGGATATGTGTATTCTAAAATTTTGTATCtcattctataaaaaaatagatatctTGTAATATAATTCTTAGGGATATGTTGGATATTAAatctaataaatattatattctaGTATAACATATCCAAAAGCATATGTAACGTAGTACTTATATTtgaattgtaaaataaatttgaaaaataaatgaactatttattattttctaatatttaaaataaaaatatatattacatttcaatactttttgtttcaaaaaatatgaaatttctcttacaatttaacaatattcattattgaaatatttaaactttataaataacaaactttatattatattatttaaaacatacaaataattaattaattatattaaataatacaaatgtaaatattatttcaaaatatattttataaatattttaaaatttttatttttcataaatgagtaatataatatatatatatatatatatatatatggtaggTTTACtattatcatatcatatatttggttaaatataaaataaaataagtgacaataatttatcttattttatcatCAAGATATGAAATATTTATCCTACATCATATTGCATCCACCCAACCCAATATAACTTAAGATTAGGTTTAATTCACTAGATAAGATAGGATGGAgtatgtataatataaaatatcatatttcatttttgaaaccaatgtttggttaatcttgattttgatgataacaaaacaaggtttagaactaatgaatatatttcaagtgtaattaagcaagacgatttccaaagtggcaatcacaaagacataTCAAAccaatgagaaatcatgaagaagaagaccacctcaaagataagtgtttttcaagaccaaagcttcataagatttctttgtaaggttgttggtgcactaggattttcatacattacattatttacttatgcaccaaaatcatccaatagttattttgttttaaatatttgaagaatttgatgatttcatgttttcaattaaaaccttgtgttaaatgtttttcaaacttgttttaaaaggttttgagttgaaaaagttggttatTGAGCCAAAAAACGGCTCAACCATATGAACCGGATGAGGAACTGGTCGACCGCAagctcaaccggtcaaggtccAGGTcaacccccagctcaaccggtcgagggtgcaaaaaaatttctctttcttctagaacggttgttcaaccggtcaaggttgaaccatAACCAGTTGAGATCCGGTCGAGGTTCGGTTGAGGCCCAACAGTCacttgccaagcattaaatgctaacggccagtgaaccggtcgaacccccaaacggctagtttgacttttctcttctataaaaaaacttcaatcttcattgtttaaaaagcTTAACCTTtccaaacctttcttgattatattttagCATTGGaatagtgtttttgagtgcaccattgttctaaaacttgcatatctttagtgcacatttcaatcctagtttttttgtatcatttgagcttaaagttcttgtgctatgatttttgtgagatcatttatttgtaaatatttgagaGTAAGTTTTTCAAGAGtgagatatctcttgagaagtgtaaagggtgcttggagttAAAaatccaagagggtgaattggaaccataatccaattgtattgcttgaaggcttggtttgaaagccttgaaatagtggaacctcaagtttgggattgaagttaaaggagagtggatgtaagTCGGGTTGcgctgaaccactataaactcttgtgtttgcattatctctttcctactctttaatttatacacaattatttttatattgcttattatatacaATATGATAACCTAAACTAACAAATCCAGTTGGATTGTTATGTTGtactatatatatttgatttataaaatggataaaaataaaataaaatggaatatatattattttgccATGTTTAAAATgcttatatttcaatatttttacatttaaaaaaaaatcttacttttcaataatattcatgattaaaatatttaaactttataattttttaaaaattttatgttatcaaaatatataaaaataatttattatttatatataaataatttattatatataatattaatattattttataatattttttagttttttttctttaccatgattttaattttataataaaaaatatttttcaaaataagtaatataaaaaattaaaatttgataaaaaataataataatttatgatgcATGTAATATGCATATCTTGTATATTGACTCAATATTAACATATCTTTGTATAAAGgcgatataaaaaaataagataaataatatatctcaaattctcaattaaacataaaataaaataaataacataatttattgattttatcaCCGATCAAACAtgagataaattatttaatttcctatCATATCTTATACTATATCCAATCAaccaaatatattaaaagatatGAGATAAAATAGGATATGATAGGTATGTTTTAAGATatcattgtaaaataatattaatatatgtattacatatatatatatatatatatattatttttataatattggataacataatataaaaaaatgaatttatagagtttagatattttaattatgaatattgttaaacataaaatgaattttacatttttttttaacatcaaatattataatgtgatataatttttattttaaacgtgagaaaataatatatattccattttttatttatttttaactaaatatgatcataatataatatatctcattaGATTTATGAATTTAGTATTTCATATCAATTTGATTTaacattggaaaaaaatatcatgtGAAAACATATCCCAACCCAAtacaatgagatatgatattataatatatatatatatatatatatatcgaaTAGTCAACCAAATTTAGCCTAGTCTGAGTATAGCATAAGATATAATAagatataatagaatatgtatattataaaatatctcATCTCATTGGATAGTAAATGCATATCTTAAGACATCATATATCATAGGTTAAGAAATGTATATCTCATTATATAACTTTCAATGAAATATAACGgatattaaattcaataaacataTTATCCTAATATAACATATCcgatatattatattatatttatatttagtttctaaaataattaaatataatatatattattttgtaatattttattgtattttatatttggttgaaTATATGTTAAAATAGGTAATAGGATGACTTATATTATCCCAAAATGGAATAGGATATGTTATCATACTATATCTAACCAATCAAACTTAATTTAAGATTTGATTGGCAAGATaagatgaatatatatatatatatatattataaaatatcatatactAGAAAATGCATATTTTATGATATGATTTTAAGTGGGATATGATATgccttgaaaattaaatataatagaTATGATATTTCAAGGTAGTATATCCAATAGAATTTATTATGttatacttatatttaatttataatatggataaaataaaataaaatggaacaTATGtcatttttcaatgtttaaaataaaaaaatattgtattataatattttttatttaaaatatatgaaacttctcctatatttaataatattcatgattaaaatatttaaactttataaataaataaaattatattatgttattcaatatataatatatatatatatatatatatatatatatatatatatatatatatatatatatatatatatatatatatatatatatatatattaatatcattttatcatatacttcaaaaatatttttaaaatttatattctttaaacataaatttaattttataataaaaaatttattttacaaaaaaaaaaaattataatgcatCCCATAATATCCTATATTTTAGttcaaaattaacatattttatttagaaatgatataaaaaagatAGATAATATGTTTCATCACTAATTCTCTTTCATGTTCGGCTAAATATagaatatgataattaataagagataaaataatttatcatatttcaaCCGACCAAGTAAGATATTATACtatatttcatcttttattgTATCCTATACAGCCAACCAAAAGAAAGCTTTGCTACAAGTAGTTGTAGGCTCAAGGTAAGGTCTACTATTGTCATCATCACTAATCCATATTATTTGTCACAATTTATAATTCAATTCATTAATCAATTTTACATAttccaatatttaatttttttttaaaataatagattataaAATCTCACTTGATTGAAAAAATGATAACTTCATCCACGACGGTAATAAAATatactcaaatttattttctaaaaaataaaactaagagGATCATAATTGTTGCTTATAAATGGACACGTCCATGTAACCGGACACGCGTGCTACGCAGGAGCAGCACATGTCCATGCAATGCACAAAGCATGCCACGTTTCCCACACGCTACCAGCACATCCACACTCCTACTGTGCtggacatatatatatatatatatatatatatatatatatatgactcCGAAAGACTCCCACATTGCTCTATCCACACTCCACAGCCCCCAGCATCCCATTCCCCAGGAAGAGGTGATATTAATGAAATCTTGTATTTGTTCACCTCCATGGGAGGTCCTCTTCCTGGTGGCTCACTACCTTGACCCAAAAACCCTAGCTATATCATCCTGTGTCTCCAGGTCATGGTCCATTTCCATGTCCTCCGACCACCTCTGGAAGCCCATCTGCTCCGCCCACTTCCCCTCTCTCTGCAACCTCCGCGCCGCGGACCCCACCGTCCCCTACCGCCGCCTCTACGCTATCGGCTACGTCTCTGTGAAGCGCCGCCTCCGGAGCCCCTCCAAGCCCCGGCTCTCCCTCGATGACGTCGTTTTCGCAATCGACGTCCAGTGCAGGGATTCCGGCATCGTGACCATTGCGAAACCGGCGAGCGACCTGGAGCCAGACCCCAACGGTCTGTTTCGGTTTGATATGGAGGTGTGCGAGCCGCCGAGGATGGCGAAAGTGTTGGCCGGAGTGAGGGTTATGTGGAGTGTGGTGTTGAAAGGGTGGCAGGGGGTCTTCTCTATGATGGAGTGTAAGGGGAAGGGGAGCTTTGTTCCGGACGTGGAGGGGTGGTTCTCGAGTGAGCTGCCGGCGCCGGTGTGTTGCTCGGGTAGGGTGGGGAGTGGGCTGGTGGCGGATTTGAGGTTGGGGTTTTGTGGGGCTGAAGATGGGAGAGGAGGGAGGGTGAGAGTGGGGAAGGTGGGAGTGGGTGTGTTGAGTGTAGTGAGCTGGAGATATGTGAGTGTTGATGATGCTCTTAGGTACTTGCAGCATTTTCTTTCACCCTCTCATGACTGATGAGTAGAAATGCACCTCTGCCTCGGTGTATATCTATAATGCCTCTATTTATATTATCATGTTATTATCTACGTATGCGCTTGAGAGTTGAGACTCTGTTTTTGTATTAACAAATTTTGGATGTAAAGTTTCAGCGTTTCAAGAAATATTTGTATTAGAAgtttaatattaaatgaaataaaattgtaatataCTGtacaataaataattataaattattttggtatttaaaaaaaaataataaggagGAAATTTAATATAATGATATAGGATAATATATTGTGCAATGGTCCAAGGAAATTGATGAGCTGGTTGGGCTCAATTGATTAAATGGATTTTATACCCTCTTACTTTCAATAACATTTGATGTTATGACCTTCAACGACCATTTGTCATTCATTGTCatagcattaaatgctaatggtTATTGTTTAATTGATCAAACCAGATTGTGTATAACAATTTGGGTTCAAACTCCTATTTAAAGGCTTGAAACCTCATTGTTATACATcttttatgaatattatttaaacCTTAAGGAGTGTTTCAAGtgcattttattttgaaattgtgaattcatttaataattctaatttatcttgtattatttaaatctaaattttgtACTTGGATTTTgcgataatattttttttttatcattttttataaactttgaGATGTAATCTAAAGTGTAGGATATTATTCGTCTAGTGTGAGGTACATTTAGTATTTGTAGGGTATcatttaaagatatttataaaatatttaaaaaaaatacttagaaTTATAATTCAATAAGGTGTTTGGAGTGACGAGTCCAATATGATTGACTGAAATCATGATTCAATTATAATGTTTTGAGAGTTTTTGTTAAAAgttttttcatcatatttattACATAATTGTATATAGTTGTAAGGCAATTAGATTAGGTTGGTTTAACTATAAT from Vitis riparia cultivar Riparia Gloire de Montpellier isolate 1030 chromosome 8, EGFV_Vit.rip_1.0, whole genome shotgun sequence includes the following:
- the LOC117920685 gene encoding probable F-box protein At5g04010: MKSCICSPPWEVLFLVAHYLDPKTLAISSCVSRSWSISMSSDHLWKPICSAHFPSLCNLRAADPTVPYRRLYAIGYVSVKRRLRSPSKPRLSLDDVVFAIDVQCRDSGIVTIAKPASDLEPDPNGLFRFDMEVCEPPRMAKVLAGVRVMWSVVLKGWQGVFSMMECKGKGSFVPDVEGWFSSELPAPVCCSGRVGSGLVADLRLGFCGAEDGRGGRVRVGKVGVGVLSVVSWRYVSVDDALRYLQHFLSPSHD